One window of the Candidatus Hydrogenedentota bacterium genome contains the following:
- a CDS encoding HAD family phosphatase, whose product MSSANWTVIHRESRRQMLKAFIFDMDGTLLDSEILWVEAVEKHLNDSGFPLPREEAIDIVYGVSWCDVYAEIRRRFPGFGLGYPQFVSAIGPIFTRLRHRRDIRIHSSINLLRKLAREYPVCIVSGSSTDGVNEGIDAMGIRQDIRFFLAAEDYSPGKPDPTCFVMAAERLEVPPARCLVFEDSRVGVQAAKAAGMHCVALSRPDRPVQDVSLADLVLADLGEFSVDDYLSGAIR is encoded by the coding sequence ATGAGTTCCGCAAACTGGACTGTCATTCACCGGGAATCGCGCCGTCAAATGCTCAAGGCTTTTATTTTCGACATGGATGGGACGCTTCTGGACTCGGAAATCCTCTGGGTCGAGGCGGTTGAGAAGCACCTGAACGATTCCGGGTTCCCATTGCCGCGGGAAGAGGCCATTGATATCGTCTACGGCGTTTCGTGGTGCGACGTCTATGCGGAAATCCGCCGCCGGTTTCCCGGATTCGGCCTTGGTTACCCGCAATTCGTGTCCGCGATCGGCCCGATTTTCACGCGGTTGCGCCACAGACGCGACATCCGCATCCACAGCTCGATCAACCTGCTGCGAAAGCTCGCCCGCGAATATCCCGTGTGCATCGTCTCGGGGTCAAGCACGGACGGCGTCAACGAGGGCATCGACGCCATGGGTATCCGGCAGGATATCCGGTTTTTCTTGGCTGCGGAGGACTATTCGCCTGGGAAACCCGATCCCACATGTTTCGTGATGGCGGCCGAGCGCCTCGAAGTCCCTCCTGCCCGGTGCCTGGTCTTCGAGGATTCGCGGGTCGGCGTGCAGGCCGCGAAGGCGGCTGGCATGCACTGCGTCGCCCTATCGAGGCCTGATCGGCCTGTGCAGGACGTGTCACTGGCGGATCTGGTACTCGCGGACCTGGGCGAGTTCTCGGTTGACGACTACCTCTCGGGTGCAATACGGTGA